From a single Desulforegula conservatrix Mb1Pa genomic region:
- a CDS encoding PEP/pyruvate-binding domain-containing protein, with protein MKKIIGFLHSKWTRWRLKKITAALYELKARYHTFRIILSNNETALELLKSIDQTMRSSAMSWDSLSSEIDELLETTYELVDGLVRIGKGSHAALYARHSSLSAEIRKQLESAINSHRASFCVFLDDFQSDMAGVAGSKASNLAFLKKAGFQVPDGFVLTAPACSEILSSNGIDSFIKQRLQRMENAPSLNAAELDADSAEIRKRIMDARIPVELENELRVFHERLTGNSGNAMSVRSSALAEDKADHSFAGQFKSILNVIFFESLKNAILDVIASSFSPRAIIYRMNAGLPLVGSDMAVLCQLMADARAAGVMFTVNPSDNQADNQADNTSGPEKGRMLISAVPGLGISAVGGSAPADLYMPLRDRPEDIPFSEWSKLAFKNRRCVASSGEGIMSEEISFDAGEMSVLSFDEACRLARCGRMVESLYGKPQDIEWAIDECGGISLLQSREIRLGPKKSQKFDPSQGGVLLSGGVCASNGRCAGKAVLVSSAEDVKAVKKDIETPYIMVLRQSMVDAAAWLDCFEGIVVDLGNPADHLSCVAREYGIPMLTSTGIASSTLKDGDWIILDADSASVRRAPEGITSYTRRKKTVVKAPEDSVSTHFPALARLRKMIEPLNLTDSYGPTFSIKECRSVHDIIRYVHEMAVLSMFDAGDALLEDAGSMVHRLDEGIPFHFLILDLGGGISPGKKGMKIRPSDIYSSPFLSLWEGISTPGLRWNQAPPAPAISGLFTKAMLDERSARPVGNQNYAMITRDYLNLNARVDFHFAMVDAVCGINPRGNHIRFRFKGGGTTAVQRERRARFVVQVMKEYGFSCQQHEDLVTASIFELRAEDIRERLVMTGRLLGFSRLLDAVMDDDEAPAKVADAFMKGDYALGGMHGDQEAQKTAE; from the coding sequence ATGAAAAAGATCATCGGTTTTCTACATTCAAAATGGACAAGATGGCGCCTGAAAAAAATAACGGCAGCCCTTTATGAGCTGAAGGCAAGATATCATACGTTCAGGATAATTCTTTCAAATAATGAAACTGCCCTTGAACTTCTTAAGTCCATTGACCAGACAATGAGATCCTCGGCAATGTCGTGGGACAGCCTTTCATCGGAAATTGATGAGCTTCTTGAGACAACTTATGAACTTGTTGACGGTCTTGTCAGAATCGGAAAGGGTTCCCATGCAGCCCTTTATGCAAGGCACAGTTCCCTGTCAGCAGAAATCAGAAAACAGCTTGAGTCAGCAATAAACTCTCACAGGGCTTCTTTCTGTGTCTTTCTTGACGATTTTCAGTCTGACATGGCAGGGGTCGCAGGCTCCAAGGCCTCAAATCTCGCATTTCTGAAAAAAGCCGGTTTTCAGGTTCCCGATGGCTTTGTACTTACTGCACCAGCATGCTCTGAGATACTTTCGTCCAATGGAATTGATTCCTTCATAAAACAGAGGCTTCAGAGAATGGAGAATGCTCCGTCCCTGAATGCTGCGGAACTTGATGCAGATTCTGCTGAAATCAGAAAGCGGATAATGGATGCAAGAATTCCTGTGGAGCTTGAAAATGAACTTCGTGTTTTCCATGAAAGACTGACCGGCAATTCAGGCAATGCAATGTCTGTCAGGAGCAGCGCCCTTGCCGAGGACAAAGCCGATCATTCCTTTGCAGGACAGTTCAAGAGTATTCTCAACGTCATTTTTTTCGAAAGCCTGAAAAATGCGATTCTGGATGTTATCGCAAGCAGTTTCAGTCCAAGGGCCATTATTTACAGGATGAACGCAGGCCTTCCGCTCGTAGGCAGCGATATGGCCGTTCTGTGCCAGCTCATGGCTGATGCGAGGGCTGCCGGTGTTATGTTCACGGTTAATCCGTCAGATAATCAGGCCGATAATCAGGCCGATAATACATCCGGGCCTGAAAAAGGAAGAATGCTCATAAGCGCGGTTCCTGGCCTTGGAATATCAGCTGTGGGCGGGAGCGCTCCGGCCGATCTTTACATGCCCTTGAGGGACAGGCCCGAGGATATTCCTTTTTCAGAATGGTCAAAACTTGCTTTTAAAAACAGGCGCTGCGTGGCTTCTTCCGGGGAAGGCATTATGAGTGAAGAGATTTCCTTTGATGCCGGAGAGATGTCGGTTCTGTCCTTTGACGAGGCATGCAGACTGGCAAGATGCGGCCGCATGGTGGAAAGCCTTTACGGAAAGCCCCAGGATATTGAATGGGCAATTGATGAATGCGGCGGGATTTCTCTTCTCCAGTCAAGGGAAATAAGGCTTGGCCCTAAAAAGAGTCAAAAGTTTGATCCTTCTCAAGGTGGGGTTCTGCTATCCGGGGGTGTCTGCGCGTCAAACGGAAGATGCGCTGGAAAGGCTGTGCTTGTGAGCTCAGCCGAAGATGTCAAGGCAGTGAAAAAAGATATTGAGACTCCCTATATTATGGTTCTTCGCCAGAGCATGGTTGATGCTGCTGCCTGGCTTGATTGCTTTGAGGGGATTGTGGTTGACCTTGGAAATCCTGCGGATCATCTTTCTTGTGTGGCAAGGGAGTATGGCATTCCTATGCTGACATCAACCGGAATCGCCTCTTCTACTCTGAAAGACGGTGACTGGATAATTCTTGATGCAGATTCCGCATCGGTCCGCAGGGCTCCTGAAGGAATAACATCATACACAAGGAGAAAAAAGACGGTCGTAAAAGCGCCGGAAGATTCTGTTTCAACTCATTTTCCGGCCCTTGCCAGACTTCGTAAAATGATTGAGCCCCTGAATCTTACGGATAGCTATGGCCCGACATTTTCGATTAAGGAGTGCAGATCCGTTCACGATATTATCCGCTACGTCCATGAAATGGCTGTGCTTTCCATGTTTGATGCCGGCGATGCCCTTCTTGAGGATGCAGGTTCCATGGTTCACCGGCTTGACGAGGGGATTCCGTTTCATTTTCTGATTCTTGACCTTGGTGGCGGTATTTCACCTGGAAAAAAAGGCATGAAAATACGACCCTCAGATATTTATTCATCGCCTTTCCTTTCTCTCTGGGAAGGAATCTCAACTCCTGGACTGCGCTGGAATCAGGCTCCGCCTGCTCCGGCCATATCCGGGCTTTTCACCAAGGCAATGCTCGATGAAAGAAGCGCAAGGCCGGTTGGTAACCAGAATTACGCCATGATCACCAGGGATTATCTGAATCTGAACGCAAGGGTGGATTTCCATTTTGCGATGGTCGACGCTGTATGCGGAATCAATCCACGGGGGAATCATATCAGATTCAGATTCAAGGGAGGAGGCACCACTGCTGTTCAGAGGGAACGCAGGGCCCGGTTTGTTGTTCAGGTAATGAAGGAATACGGATTCTCATGCCAGCAGCATGAAGATCTTGTGACGGCCTCAATTTTTGAACTCAGGGCAGAGGATATAAGGGAAAGACTCGTAATGACAGGCAGGCTGCTCGGATTCAGCCGTCTTCTTGACGCTGTCATGGATGATGACGAGGCCCCTGCAAAGGTCGCAGATGCTTTTATGAAAGGTGATTACGCTCTGGGTGGAATGCACGGAGATCAAGAAGCTCAAAAAACAGCTGAATGA